The genomic region GTGCTCGCATAACTGTAACCAGCACTTCCTCGATCTTCTCGCCGCTCGCCGGATCTATGATATGACCATAATGAACCGTATGAGATGCTGCTTGAGTTAAAGGCGTTTTGCTGCGAAAAATCTTTTCCGTCTCCGACACTGCTTCCGGGCCGCTGACCCGGATCACGGCGATACCCGCCTCTCCGACAGCCGTTGATATCGCTGTGATCGTATCACTGATCATGGTTATCTCTCCTTGCTCTATTTTAAAATTGCCGCCCCTCAGGGGACGCCATATTCATTTTCAAATCTATTAATGATATATCATATGACATGCCACTTACCTTATTAAGTTCACTGTTTACCTGTGTTACGTACCTGATCAAATTGCTTCTGTACGAAAAAAGCAATGGCTTCTGCACCGGGCAGGAAGCCATTGCGTCTTCAATTTCGTGTTATTTCGTGGTGATAACCACACGCCGATTAGGCTCTTCGCCCTTACTTAACGTCTTAATCTGCGGGTGATTCTGCAGTTTTGCATGGATGACTTTTCGTTCTAGCGGAGGCATTGGCTCCAATACAACTTCCTTGCCGGTACGGATAGCTTGTCCAGCCAACCGTTCAGCCAGATCCTCCAGCGTCTTCCGCCGACGTTGACGGAAATTCTCCGCGTCGAGCACAATTCGAACGAAGCTTTCCGAGTATCGGTTCGCTACAATGTTCGTTAGATACTGAAGCGCATCCAGCGTCTGTCCACGTCTGCCAATAATCATGCCCAGGTCTTCACCGGCAATATTGAAGATATGTCCGTCACGTTGTTTT from Paenibacillus sp. FSL R5-0341 harbors:
- the jag gene encoding RNA-binding cell elongation regulator Jag/EloR, with protein sequence MTKVITSGKTVEDAVNQGLTELGVSRDKVEIQVLEQPSKGFLGLIGVKAAKVEVKLLPVPEVVQQPIKPAAHVPEVDALLEGVAAKNPYEEAAAFLKEVAAGMGLDVEVHIKKQRDGHIFNIAGEDLGMIIGRRGQTLDALQYLTNIVANRYSESFVRIVLDAENFRQRRRKTLEDLAERLAGQAIRTGKEVVLEPMPPLERKVIHAKLQNHPQIKTLSKGEEPNRRVVITTK